The DNA region TAGACCATAATCAAGGGTAAGGAAAGGAACAACTTGCCGTGAGGTACCACTAACCACTCTCCAACCATGCAAGCTACCTTGAGctgttttttgttattaaaagatattttagttagtcatcaaaatagttattatatatttatgtatatttatatatattaattaatgaaatttatttatagtagtataatttttttataaaatactaagtacatttttttatacatagtaagtaattaatttttactttttggtattataattgttttttatttttattagcacAATAAACGTGAATTAGTTGAGTACGTATATTGAAGGAGTCCCCGCAAGCATGTTGGGCCTTTGGTTGTTGGAAATGAAGTAGGGTTATTTCTGCTTTTTCTTAGGATGTTGTTTGTCTTTTGTCGTTTTGGTAATGCCGTTTACCTGTTTGCACTTTACAACGTAAGTGATAAGTCTTTCACATTTATGAAGCAGCTCACGTGCATGTGCATCTGTTGTTCATATGGGATTGGGATTTGATTTGACTCGCCAAACTCCTTATCCAGTTTATCCTAATCCCCACCCAACGGAACAAGTTCACAAGGCCATGCATGTCTTTTCATTAAAGGAAGAGAGAATATAGATTTATTAGATTAGATTTGCAATTACACAAGCGTTAATCTTATTTCAATGGTTTCCAAGTATTACAAAAGACCATGTTAAAATTTGATAGTAGTAAATTGAATGTTCAAGGGACTATTGAGCTTCCTTGTCATTTTCATGCTAATGACCCGGTATAAATTCAATAAACAAATTGTCAACTATGGTAATAATCAAGATTATTACAGTACCACAACCGAACATAGTAGGTAAACAGCTATCAATCAAAATTTTATAGCTGTCTGTTACAACAATATTTAATGAGCAACAAATAATGCTACGTAGGTCGCTTACCTAATACCAACTGTACAGTGTGCCAAATGGTCCATACCTTTCTTCATAAGAGAATTATAGAACATTTATAAGACTCGCCCACTACATTTGACATTTCCAAGCACCAAAAATTAATGAAACGAGCTGCTCTTTAAAATTATCATGACTGACTTTTCAAATTATCATGGTTTAATACTtggtaaaaaaaacagaaaataagaaacaaaatacACAACATAGAGGCATCATGATAAGGACATATAATGATGGGTATCATGGCGACATAACTTCATCAAGAGAAGTTATTGCAGTTTTTCTTCTTCTGATTTGGAGTGTCATAGAACCTACAAGCTACACAATTCGGGTTCAAGTCTTCGTTGCCGGTCTAACCAAGCCCAAACCAGAACCACTTCCCAAATGCTTGAAGTCTGTGGCCTCAAGATGATCCCCATGACCAGCAAATCCAGTACCTCCTTTCTCCAAGTTGACCAAATTTCTCTCTTTACATGGTTTGTTGCAAATAAGACAGACCTTATCAACGGCCATGAATCTATCAGCACATTTCTTGCAAAATACATGCCCACATGAACTAAGGGCCACAAGTGACATTGTGTTGGTGAGAGTAACTTTGCAGCTAGGACAAAGGTAGGTCCTATCAAGAGCCTTGGGCTTTTTCTGCTCACTAGTATCTTCAGTGAAGTGGACAGGGAAAAGTGTCTTTAACCTCAGTTTCTCCCTGCCTTCTGGACAGATAGTACTGGTATCAGGCGCATCTACTTTAACAGCAGCTTCTGGCGTAGCAGAAGGCAGCCAAAATGCCTTCATTGTCCGCAGGGCTTCCTCCTCATAGGATGTGACCTTCACACTGTTTGCTCCATGGAAACCATTCTTATCACGGCTGTAATTTCTATCACTGTATTGTGGTACAGCACCATGATTTTGCTGATCAAACGCATCGAGCTCTTTAGTCTTTTGTAACATCAatttctcctcctcttcttctttttcttgcttctgcTGAGCAGCATGGGCTGCAAGCTTTCTGTTTTATTGTAAATATCATAAGCACATCACTGCATAACAACATTGTGGTATTCATACCACAGGGAAAAACATAACATAAAACGAATAAACCAATGCAAGATATCATTGAAAGTTTTAGGTAATCAATGGAATTTGTCTAGCATAAGAACACAGGGTTTAACATGATAACTCGTGCAACATCCAATACAAGTTAAGGCCCTGAAAGGACTAGAGGAACGCAATTGTGAAAATGATCTaaacattataaatttatatcaACATGATGACAAAAGGAAAGCTCAATTTAaaccaaagagaaaaaaaaaaaagcaaagcaTGTCGAAAGCTAGTGATAGTGGTCAAAGTGAAACCACAAATAAAACTTAAAACTTCAATCATCAAATAGCATACAAGCATCAAGCATGTTGAAAGTTCAATAAGCCCATGCAAAGGTATAATACAAGACATTGTAATTAATGATTGGAGGCTATTGTCATCATCAGCCAACCTTCTCATACCAAATCAAATTACAAACTCATAAAGGTATTATTGTTGGTATTTCTCAAAATTTCAACCAATCCATCTCAAATCtcaaacaaaaagctacaagtgaACAAAGCCTTCAATCAGCACCTTGCAAAAAACAAAGACGACCGATACTCATGAATGAGACCAGCCTCCTAAGCCTGACATAGCCCTACCCGTTGTAATAGGTCTAAAAGCCAACTTAACTCCACAAAAAAATTGTCACTAATCCAATTCCAAATCTTTACTCTTAACAAAATGAACGATCAATGCAGTTCACTAAATAACCCTTTATTCCCAATTTCTTTCGCATCCTGAAAGACAGTGCAGTAAAGTTATACAAATGTACACAAACAATAACAAATCGCTGCAAAACACCAAATTGTCTCATCAGTCATAAGCATGCCTTCCAAATTCTATCATGCAAAATATCCTACAATCTGCAATTCCAACTACAGAATTTCAAAGACAATTACCCTTAATCAAAACACAAAACAGCATTGCATCACAAGCATGGGTTTAAGAAGGATCCAGCTCCACCACTTGAATAAGAATCCAACAAATCAGAAACTTATTTTCCGTCcgaataaacaagaaaaaaaaaacgaaaattaaaagagaaagtgTTTGAAAATGGAGACCTTTGAATGTCTTTCTTCTGAGCCAACAAGCACTCGAGAATGCACTCTTTACAAAAGACATGACCTTTGTGGCAGCTCATGGGGTCAATGAAGGGCTTCAAGCAGAGGCAGCAAGCATCGAAGGGCTTGATGGAATCCTTGCCCAGCCTCTCCTTCTGGGTCCCATACCCTAGCTTCCGCTTCTCGTCGTACGTGAAGAACGCGAGGTCGTTGTTGTTCTTCGAATGCCTCTGAGGCATCTCTTTTTCCTCTTCCGCTAATCACAATCGTAAATTTCAGGCTCCGTCGATTCCAACTATGGGGTTTTACAATTTGGGATTTCAATCTTCCCTCGATTCAATTGCACTTCGATATCTATTGACTTCTCAGGTCGGTAGCTTGCAGAAGGAAGGAGTCTACTACAATGGGCCCAAAGGACCTCTTTTATTGGGCCAATTGGTTTTCGTAGGCCTCTTTTATGGACTTTTCCAAACTACGCTCTTTTCGTCAATATTATTTTCActacttttccttttttattgttAGTCCAAAAtggactatttttattatttatttattcattctaatcaacttaaattttaagaatatggGCTTGTTTGGGTCTaagaaaagatttatttatttattttttttttagaagatcttatataaaagtaaaagtaattttatgtttggatatcttatGCAAAAAAATctctttatttatcaattatgtttgggtataacaatataaaaatattttttgtttatttattacatgaaaaatatcttttttttaaggaaaaaagatcttttaaaaaagatgtaagggtttgtttgggtgagcttctaagaaaaaaatcttttttcgagttatctttttttaaaagatcttatgaaaaaataaaagtaattttatgtttggatatctcatacaaaaagatctttttatctatcaattatgtttgggtataataatataaaaatatttttttgtttagttattacatgaaaaacctttttttttcatgaaaaaagatcttttaaaaaaaatatgtaaattacagctttttaaaaaagattttttttatttttctagtgcttttacttttactactaaaaatttgccaaacacactaaaaaataaaaaaagatattttttattgaaaaaagatcttgttaatgaaaaaatattttttttaacaaaataatgacgCCCAAACAAACACTAAATTATAGCTtatcaaaaaagatgttttttttatttttctaatgtttttacttttattattaaaaagtttacaaacacactaaaaaataaaaaaaaaatttattaaaaaatatttttttatcaaaataataacgtCCAAACAAACACATATGTACATAATAAATTAAGAAGTCACCAAAACAAATGTACATAAATTGAGAGATGTTTCACTTAATAATCACAAGGGTATTTTCTTGTCAATGAgaatggtatatatatatatatatatatatatatattaatttaaaaaaattatatttttacaatgaagtaatgtcatttttatttattatttcaacaactatgttatataaatattatatcttatcatcaattatattttattttatataatcaatttatttataaaaaaatatttttttatttttttatttgtttgcattttatttatatgtttgcatattaaaatatttttttttaatttcctatCATTCATTAACCCTTGAAATTCTAATTTCCTACCTCTTgcgtttttttttgtaaataattaaaaaaatgaatgaatgggaatgaaaaatatataaaaatgttatattaaatttaagaaatttttgacaattaatataagagattaagaaataaagagtaataagagtcttaatatgtataagttgtagaatttgaatatttgtaactgaaattttttataattatcattattatgacacttttaatgtatatttattacatttaattggtacttgatgtttcaattgaataataataaataaaaagtttttgttttaattttttaaacatattttattaaataGTGATTGGTTGATATTTAATCTTTTGTCAAATCATTAGAATTACTAATGTGCTATcattaacaaagaaaaatagcttAAATTTATTGTGAAGAAAATTAGTATcagcttttatatattataaatagatagatCGATGCTGAAATGCTGGTAGAAATAAactattttgagaaaaaaaaaaggttgtaGCCTTGTAGGCCATTGTTAGATTCTGCCAACTATCGTGTAATATACATGCAtgacatattttaatttattttttcattgatattttaataatttattttatatgttttaaaataaataacacatacatattaaaatataatataatattaaaaataatttaaataatacatatttatataaaattatatagtaattaattttatgattaattttttatgtgtgcataatatttttttattttttatccttgAACTTTCCATTGTTCATATGAATATAGTTAA from Arachis hypogaea cultivar Tifrunner chromosome 10, arahy.Tifrunner.gnm2.J5K5, whole genome shotgun sequence includes:
- the LOC112714681 gene encoding E3 ubiquitin-protein ligase CSU1, producing the protein MPQRHSKNNNDLAFFTYDEKRKLGYGTQKERLGKDSIKPFDACCLCLKPFIDPMSCHKGHVFCKECILECLLAQKKDIQRKLAAHAAQQKQEKEEEEEKLMLQKTKELDAFDQQNHGAVPQYSDRNYSRDKNGFHGANSVKVTSYEEEALRTMKAFWLPSATPEAAVKVDAPDTSTICPEGREKLRLKTLFPVHFTEDTSEQKKPKALDRTYLCPSCKVTLTNTMSLVALSSCGHVFCKKCADRFMAVDKVCLICNKPCKERNLVNLEKGGTGFAGHGDHLEATDFKHLGSGSGLGLVRPATKT